The following proteins come from a genomic window of Pirellula staleyi DSM 6068:
- a CDS encoding TIM barrel protein: MTGLPSHYGLTRRSAITAAVAATAGAMFTGTSTVQADEIAIDPQWKITKGNINQSVVHWCYDPMTVEELAIAAAAMGVKSVELVDPQSWPILKKHGLTCAIASSHGFVRGWNDKANHDFCREKINASLAAAVDFGCPSVITFSGMRGNLTDEEGKANMVEGIKTIIGQFEKNKINLCIEPLNTRVDIEMKGHPGYQCDTVEWAVDVIKAVGSPNLKILFDVYHTQIMEGDVITRLKLYKDFIGHYHTAGVPGRNELDDNQEVNYPAIMKAIAETGYKGFVGQEYIPTWKDKVASLRHGVKLCDV, translated from the coding sequence ATGACCGGACTGCCTTCTCATTACGGACTGACGCGCCGTAGCGCTATCACCGCCGCTGTCGCTGCGACAGCAGGTGCCATGTTCACCGGCACTTCCACTGTGCAAGCTGATGAAATTGCTATCGATCCTCAGTGGAAAATCACCAAGGGAAACATCAACCAATCGGTTGTGCACTGGTGCTACGATCCGATGACGGTAGAAGAACTGGCCATCGCCGCTGCTGCGATGGGCGTGAAGAGTGTCGAACTCGTCGATCCACAGTCGTGGCCGATTCTGAAGAAGCATGGCCTCACCTGCGCCATCGCCAGCAGCCATGGATTTGTGCGAGGCTGGAACGACAAAGCGAATCACGACTTTTGCCGCGAAAAGATCAATGCATCACTCGCTGCAGCGGTCGATTTTGGTTGCCCCAGCGTGATCACCTTCTCGGGCATGCGCGGCAATCTGACCGACGAAGAAGGGAAGGCCAACATGGTCGAAGGGATCAAAACGATCATCGGCCAGTTCGAGAAAAACAAAATCAATCTCTGCATCGAGCCGCTTAATACGCGCGTCGACATCGAGATGAAAGGGCACCCTGGCTATCAGTGCGACACGGTGGAGTGGGCTGTCGATGTCATCAAAGCAGTCGGCTCACCCAACCTCAAGATTTTGTTCGATGTCTACCATACCCAGATCATGGAAGGGGACGTCATCACCCGGCTGAAGCTCTACAAAGATTTCATCGGGCACTATCACACGGCAGGTGTCCCTGGGCGTAACGAGCTCGACGACAACCAAGAGGTGAACTATCCCGCAATCATGAAGGCGATTGCCGAAACGGGATACAAGGGCTTTGTGGGTCAGGAATACATCCCGACCTGGAAAGACAAAGTCGCTTCGCTCCGTCACGGCGTGAAGCTGTGCGACGTTTGA
- a CDS encoding heavy metal translocating P-type ATPase has product MKGDWNTQFTEPLAQPLAVGVESLPAGHFVADRDHFRPHSLYPSSKSPSRQVARLPYNENTMANLTFGVDGLTCGHCVKQVTAALSVLPGVEHVDVELETGTVRLDTRGDAPPREQLRSAIEQAGFAMLDAPQLSTSQKSAPAQQPQLLQLGLAPSNPPTPTLQTTPVEERPASGETSVRLSVSGMHCSSCVARVEQSLARVPGVEKVEVDFASNQARITSHRPLLGETLTAAVTAAGYQASIVDETSNHAATGQSRAHEETLQWRRQMIISIVLTAAVLVLENYGQSIARSWFSPSVAPTAATAITAILVLLASLLQVVIGWPFYQSAWRSLAARSLNMDTHIVLGGTAAFGLGLYETLAHGHGMGLGDAATILALVTVGRYLEAKFREQASESVTGLSSLLPQVTLVLRAGQLVEVPSSQVQVGETIVIQPGASVPLDATVIEGQSSTSEAWLTGESMPVEKRPGDLLLAGSVNLDQSLTAEVRSARGDSRVAKLTQLVEEMQFSKSKLQRLADQVVAWFTPALLAAGLLTFIVWFFIPGSTWQNSLIRATSVLVVACPCALGLAAPLAMMVAAGRGAREGVLLKNAAAIEQAGKITTVVFDKTGTLSLALPEVCAIKAAPGSSTTELLAVASAIERLSSHPLARAIVAKATADKVSCDIAQQVRAVAGEGVEGMVRGERVLVGKRSLLSAHGIDVEPVVDDNLQSSESTSFTAKLRCHVAIGNRYLGSIEAVEQLQPGCKEAIAALKASGLRVALLSGDTQSAAEELAARVGIDDVRGGVRPEEKLAEIAARRSRGEVVAMVGDGINDAPALAAADLGIAVSTAVDVARQSADLVLFRGELGQVARAIKLARLARRIVKENVLWAFSYNLILVPMAAGVFIPIFGIALPPAFAAAAMGLSSVSVVLSSLRLRWQSLD; this is encoded by the coding sequence ATGAAAGGCGACTGGAATACCCAGTTCACCGAGCCGCTCGCTCAGCCATTGGCTGTTGGTGTCGAGTCGCTGCCCGCTGGTCATTTCGTCGCCGATCGAGATCACTTCCGCCCGCATTCGCTGTATCCTTCGTCAAAATCGCCCAGCCGACAGGTTGCCCGACTACCGTATAATGAAAACACTATGGCGAATCTTACGTTTGGCGTCGATGGGCTGACATGTGGCCATTGCGTAAAGCAAGTGACCGCTGCGCTCTCCGTGTTGCCAGGAGTTGAGCATGTCGACGTGGAACTGGAGACCGGAACGGTCCGACTCGACACTCGAGGAGATGCTCCGCCCCGTGAACAACTTCGTAGCGCAATTGAGCAAGCAGGCTTCGCGATGCTCGATGCCCCCCAGTTGTCGACCTCTCAAAAATCTGCTCCAGCGCAACAGCCGCAACTGTTACAGCTAGGTCTTGCCCCCTCAAATCCACCGACACCTACTCTCCAGACAACTCCAGTCGAGGAACGTCCAGCATCTGGCGAGACTTCCGTTCGGCTCTCGGTTTCTGGTATGCACTGCAGCAGTTGCGTCGCACGTGTCGAGCAGTCGCTCGCCCGTGTGCCGGGTGTTGAGAAAGTCGAAGTCGACTTCGCTTCGAATCAAGCACGGATCACAAGTCACCGCCCCCTGCTTGGCGAAACACTCACAGCGGCTGTCACTGCCGCTGGCTACCAGGCTTCGATTGTCGACGAAACTTCTAACCACGCAGCGACCGGTCAATCGCGCGCTCATGAGGAAACCCTTCAATGGCGCCGGCAAATGATCATTTCGATTGTTTTGACCGCAGCGGTTCTGGTGCTCGAAAACTACGGCCAATCGATAGCGCGAAGTTGGTTCTCGCCAAGTGTCGCTCCCACTGCAGCAACTGCAATTACCGCAATTTTAGTGCTGCTGGCGAGCCTCTTGCAGGTGGTGATCGGTTGGCCGTTCTACCAAAGTGCTTGGAGAAGTCTTGCCGCCCGTTCGCTCAACATGGATACCCATATTGTCCTCGGTGGAACAGCCGCGTTTGGGCTCGGACTTTATGAGACGTTGGCGCATGGACATGGGATGGGGCTCGGCGATGCGGCGACAATCTTGGCGCTCGTTACGGTCGGTCGCTATTTAGAGGCGAAGTTCCGCGAGCAGGCCTCGGAATCAGTGACAGGACTTTCATCGCTGCTACCGCAAGTCACGCTTGTGCTTCGTGCTGGTCAGCTTGTGGAAGTTCCTTCCTCGCAGGTTCAGGTGGGAGAGACGATTGTCATCCAGCCCGGCGCGAGCGTGCCGCTCGATGCCACCGTCATCGAGGGACAAAGCAGCACAAGTGAAGCGTGGCTCACGGGGGAGTCGATGCCGGTCGAGAAGCGACCCGGCGATCTGCTGCTCGCCGGAAGTGTGAATCTCGACCAATCACTGACGGCTGAAGTTCGTAGCGCTCGTGGCGACTCTCGTGTCGCGAAGCTCACCCAATTGGTCGAAGAGATGCAGTTCTCGAAGTCGAAGCTGCAGCGTCTGGCTGATCAAGTTGTCGCGTGGTTCACACCGGCTCTACTCGCCGCGGGACTTCTCACGTTCATCGTGTGGTTCTTTATTCCCGGCAGTACGTGGCAAAACTCGTTGATTCGCGCCACTTCGGTGCTGGTGGTTGCCTGCCCTTGTGCACTCGGTCTTGCTGCCCCACTGGCGATGATGGTGGCTGCCGGGCGCGGAGCTCGTGAAGGTGTTTTGCTGAAGAATGCCGCCGCCATCGAGCAAGCGGGAAAGATCACCACGGTCGTTTTCGACAAGACGGGGACTCTCAGCCTCGCGCTTCCTGAAGTGTGCGCGATCAAGGCTGCGCCGGGCAGCTCGACGACGGAACTTCTGGCGGTAGCTTCCGCCATCGAGCGGCTCAGCAGTCATCCACTCGCGCGAGCCATTGTTGCCAAAGCGACTGCCGATAAAGTTTCCTGCGATATCGCGCAGCAAGTCCGCGCGGTCGCTGGAGAAGGTGTGGAAGGCATGGTTCGTGGCGAGCGTGTGCTCGTCGGTAAGCGTTCTCTGTTGTCGGCGCATGGAATCGATGTCGAACCTGTGGTTGACGACAATTTGCAGAGTTCGGAATCAACCAGCTTCACCGCCAAGCTGCGCTGTCATGTGGCGATTGGAAATCGCTATCTCGGATCGATCGAAGCGGTTGAGCAGCTTCAGCCAGGATGCAAAGAAGCGATTGCGGCGCTGAAAGCGAGTGGACTTCGCGTTGCGCTCCTCTCGGGCGATACTCAGTCGGCTGCTGAAGAACTAGCGGCGCGTGTGGGGATCGACGATGTGCGCGGCGGTGTTCGTCCGGAAGAGAAGCTTGCGGAAATTGCCGCTCGACGTTCGCGCGGCGAAGTGGTGGCGATGGTGGGGGATGGAATCAACGACGCTCCTGCTTTGGCAGCAGCCGATCTCGGCATTGCTGTTAGCACGGCGGTGGATGTCGCTCGTCAGTCGGCCGATTTGGTGCTGTTTCGAGGAGAGCTAGGGCAAGTTGCCCGTGCGATTAAACTGGCGCGACTCGCTCGGCGCATTGTTAAAGAAAATGTGCTGTGGGCTTTTTCGTACAACCTGATTCTTGTCCCAATGGCAGCTGGGGTTTTCATTCCGATCTTCGGAATCGCGCTCCCCCCTGCTTTCGCCGCTGCTGCAATGGGTCTCAGCAGCGTTTCGGTGGTTCTCAGCAGCTTACGGCTCCGCTGGCAGTCGCTCGATTAA
- a CDS encoding CinA family nicotinamide mononucleotide deamidase-related protein, with protein MRAEVISIGDEMTSGQRLDTNSQWLSERLGELGIPVAFHTTVADNLADNIQVFRIASERADIVISSGGLGPTADDLTRQAIAAMAGVELVEFPEALAHIEGMFARRKRAMPPSNRVQALFPLGSRMIHNPHGSAPGIDFALPRDEREPARIFALPGVPAEMKEMWEGTVRSELQKLTGGGKVICHYRVKCFGVGESDLEQMLPDIIRRGRVPSVGITVSKATITLRITAEGPDEQTSRDSMRPTIDTIHTCLGTLVYGYEDDELQHVLVRELTSRSKQLGLIEIGTGGLITSLINDVPGGRDVLRSSVIASSTKDLLPLIPKHYSQFDFDSSHGLEQAAEMFREQMQADYVLLVGPFPPSYTPTQAPGQLDMVLAYRDGVLVKSVPHSGHPDILRPRSAKQAMNMLRLHLLETTH; from the coding sequence ATGCGGGCGGAAGTGATCTCGATCGGCGACGAAATGACCAGCGGGCAGCGACTCGACACCAACAGCCAATGGCTGAGCGAGCGGCTCGGTGAACTGGGTATTCCAGTCGCCTTTCATACGACAGTTGCCGACAACTTGGCCGACAACATTCAGGTGTTTCGTATCGCCTCCGAGCGTGCCGATATCGTGATTAGCTCCGGTGGACTGGGACCAACAGCCGACGACTTAACGCGGCAAGCGATCGCTGCAATGGCTGGTGTGGAACTCGTCGAGTTTCCGGAAGCCCTGGCCCATATCGAGGGGATGTTTGCCCGGCGCAAACGCGCGATGCCCCCCTCGAATCGCGTTCAGGCACTCTTCCCACTCGGCAGCCGCATGATCCACAATCCCCATGGCTCTGCCCCCGGGATCGACTTTGCTCTTCCTCGTGACGAGCGCGAGCCAGCTCGGATCTTCGCGCTACCCGGTGTGCCTGCCGAAATGAAGGAGATGTGGGAAGGGACCGTACGCAGTGAACTTCAAAAGCTCACTGGCGGCGGGAAAGTGATTTGTCACTATCGCGTGAAATGCTTTGGCGTCGGGGAGAGCGATCTCGAGCAGATGTTGCCCGACATTATCCGTCGGGGTCGTGTCCCCAGTGTCGGCATCACTGTCAGCAAAGCAACAATCACGTTGCGCATCACAGCCGAAGGTCCTGATGAACAAACGTCGCGCGACTCGATGCGTCCCACCATCGATACGATTCACACCTGCCTCGGCACTTTGGTCTATGGCTACGAGGATGATGAACTCCAGCATGTGCTCGTGCGCGAACTCACTTCACGGTCGAAGCAACTTGGACTCATTGAGATCGGCACCGGGGGACTCATCACCAGTTTGATCAACGATGTTCCTGGTGGTCGAGATGTCTTGCGGTCGAGTGTCATCGCCTCATCGACAAAAGATCTTCTGCCGCTGATCCCGAAGCATTATTCGCAGTTCGACTTCGACAGCAGTCACGGACTCGAACAAGCAGCCGAGATGTTCCGCGAGCAAATGCAGGCCGACTACGTATTGCTTGTCGGACCGTTTCCGCCAAGCTACACCCCGACACAGGCACCAGGACAACTCGATATGGTGCTTGCCTATCGCGATGGAGTTCTCGTGAAATCGGTGCCGCATTCGGGACATCCCGATATTCTTCGTCCACGTTCTGCTAAGCAAGCGATGAACATGCTGCGGCTGCATCTGCTGGAAACCACGCACTAG